The nucleotide sequence GGCCGTCGCCACCTGCTTCTCCTCGGCGCTCACGGTCGTGCCCGCCCACTTCGGGTCACCGTCGGCCTTGATCGGCGTCGGGTAGTCGAAGCCCTCCTTCTTCATGCAGCCGGACCACTTGGTGAAGGCCGCCCTGACCCGTTTGTCCTCCGTCGACTTCTGGAAGCTGTTGATGTTGACGTCGACGGCGACCGGGGCGTCCTGGTAGTTGCCCAGCTTCTTCTTCGCCTCGCCGTAGCAGCCGCCCGCGGGGACCTTCTGGCCGTTGTAGTCCTGGCCGCCAGGACCGGACTTGACCGAGGGATCGGTGGTGCCCCTGAGGACACCGAGCTGGGCCGTCGACAGGTTCGACCGGGAGTCGGTCCCCGCGTTCTTCGCCTTGGCCAGGTCGGACGCGGTGTGCTGGCCGGGAACCTGGAACCCGTACTGGGCGGTGACGGCAGGGTCGAGTTTTCCGTACCGGTACTGCGAGATGACGTACTTCGGGCCCTTCAGCTCCGTCGTGGGCTCGTGGAACTGGATGCCGAACCGCTGCATGCAGCGCTCGCGCAAGGTGTTCTCGGCCTTGCCGAGCGCAGCCGACTGCTCGTCGGTGAGGAGGTAGGCCTCGACCGGAACCGGCGTCTCCACCCGGGTGGTGATCTTGGGGATCGACGAGACCTCGGGGGCGGCGTCGGAGCCCGCGGCGTCGGACGCCGCGGGCTCCGACGATGAACCGGAACAACCAGTGGCCAGCGCGGCAGCCAGAACGGTCAGAACGGCTGCGCCCTGGAGGGAGCGGGAGCGGACCTGCTTCACGAGCGGCACTTCCTTGTTGATGAGTGGGCGTCTGGGAGCTGAGCAGGAAGAAGGGCACTCCGCCCGATTCCGGCGAGCGGAGTGCCCGTGCACCGTGCGGAGAATCTCGTCCACGTCCTGAGGACGCTTCGGGGCACGGTTCTTGTCACGCGGTTCTGCGGATGGGCTTGCTCAGTACCAGTCGCCGGACGCGTTGTTGTTCTTCATCGTGGAGTTCAGGTTCGCGAAGCCGCCCTTGCCGATGGCCTGCGAAGCGAAGCTGGAGTTGTAGTTCGAGTTGTAGTAGATGCGGATACCGAGGTCGAAGTCCCAGTTGTCGACGGACGCGGCGTTGTTCTTGACCGGCTGCCCGGCGCCGTTCGCGCCGTTGACGCTGGTGCTGGCGGAGAACTTGAGGCCGGCGTAGTCCGGGATCGCGTAGTACTGCTTGTACAGGGCGCCCTCGTTGTTGGAGTTGTAGTGCAGGCAGGCGTAGTCGACGCTGCAGGAGACGGCCGCACTGGCCGGCGAAGCGAGGACGAGGCTGCCCGCGGTGGTCGCCAGAGCGACCGCGCCGACAGCTGCCAGGTGTTTGAGTCTCATAGAACTCCCTCTCGGTGAGATCGAGTTGGACCTCAGTGGTCCGTCGATGACCCTAGGTCGGGTACGGAGGTTCGACGAGTGAGCTCTTTTGGCTGGCGCAAAACGACCTTGCGCGGACCCGTTCGGAGCGGACGGAAAAGTTCCGTGGATACCCCCAGGTGACCGTCGGCAGGAATGGAACATTCCGGAACAATTCACGGTGCCATGGCTATATTTTTTCACCACAGAACGTGTCATACCGCGTTTATCGACATCGTCGGCGGGAGCGAAGGATGGCGAAATCTGGTGCGTCACATCTCAGTGAATGGGACGAGGCCCTACCGAAACCGGCCGGGACGTCCTGGTCGCAGGACGTGGCCGCCGGTCGCTGGCGCGGGGACCATCTCCGCCGTGCGTGCGGCAAGGGTCGGATCGGCGGTGACTGTGACGACTGCAACCCTCAACGTCGAAGGCCCCCGCTGCAAGAGCTGCGGGGGCCTTCGACGTATTGCCCGGTGAGAGCAGTGGCGGAGGATACGAGATTCGAACTCGTGAGGGGTTGCCCCCAACACGCTTTCCAACTGTTCGTCCTGGGGTTCGCGCGGGTTCGGATACGTCCTGGGCTGGGTTTATGTGCCGTTACCGGTGGTCAACGGACATCGCTGAACGGGGCTGAATGCAACCCAAAATGCAACCCTCCCGTCCAGGCCACTCACCCTTGCAGAGACAGCAGGGGATCCCGTCCGAATGGCGCGGTGCCGGCACGCGGAAGGAGCAGGTGGTGCCTTTGGTAGGAGTCGATGTCGACTCGGAGCTGCCTCCACAGCCTGCAATGAGTCAGTCAGGCGGCGTGTGCGGTGAACGCAACGGATGAGGTGTCGCCGTCGAGTGCGATGTTGAGCGACGCGTCGAGGGCTTTGGTGAGGCGGGCCAGGAGTGGGAGCGTTGGGACCGTGCCGCCTAGTTCGAGTTTCGAGATCTGTGGCTGGGTCATGTTCGCGCGTCGGGCGAGCTCGGTCTGGGAGATACCCAGTTCGGTTCTGCGGTCGTGGACGGCCTGCCCGAGGTCGAAGGCCATGCGGATCTCGGTGCGCATCGCTTCGACGTCAGGTGCTTCCTTGCTGCCCTCCGCAGTGGCACGTTCGCGGGCGAGCTTCCATCGAGAGTGATTCATCAGCCCTCTCCCTTCGTGACATCCCGGCTGAACTCGTCATGGGCTGTGTGGCGCTCGGTCTCGCAGACCTTCATGGCTTGCTTCGCGCGCGCCACCTCGGCATCCTCGCGCATCCGCGTCTTGCGAAACGCGGTGAGCAGCACGATCCGGCGGTTCTGTGCGAGCCAGTACGTCAGCCGAATGGCGTTGCCGTCGTGTCCCAGTGCGAATCGCAGCTCGCGTAGGCCCTCACCCAGGTGGCGGGAGTATGGCTCGCCAAGCGTCGTCGGGGCATCGAGCAGGCGTTCCACGACGTGCTCCGCCTGCAGATAGTCACGATCGGACAGGTTGTCCAGCCACTGCCGGACCTCCGGTTCGATCTCGATGTCCCGCCCTTAGTCGAATGTTGGCAAGGTGGCCGGCGAGAGCCCCTCCTTTGTTGGACATGGATCAAGCCGTCGTTTCTGTGGATCATGTACCGCAGTTCCTGGGGTTCCGCGATGGGACAGGACCGCGTGCTGGCGATCCGGATCCGCCGGGCAGGGTTCGAATGGGCTCTCTCCCACAGTGTGTTGTCCGGGTACGACGGCCGCGTTCATCCGTTCCGGCAGTGGAAACGCGAGATGCGCCGTGGCCCTGTGCGCATCCAGTGATCATGGGATGCGAGCCGGGCGGCGCCGCGCGGATGCGAGCGCGGTACCTGCACGTGCCCGACCACCTCCTGAAGGATGTGGCCCGGAAGATCGGAACGGCGATCCGGGGTGCACCGGGAACGGCCTCTGTGGACAAAGACTCAGGACAACGGAGGTTGAGAGAACGCCGAAGGGCCCCACCGCGACCGGTGGGGCCCTTCGACGTATTGCCCGGTGAGA is from Streptomyces sp. NBC_00370 and encodes:
- a CDS encoding helix-turn-helix domain-containing protein, whose product is MNHSRWKLARERATAEGSKEAPDVEAMRTEIRMAFDLGQAVHDRRTELGISQTELARRANMTQPQISKLELGGTVPTLPLLARLTKALDASLNIALDGDTSSVAFTAHAA
- a CDS encoding type II toxin-antitoxin system RelE/ParE family toxin, with protein sequence MEIEPEVRQWLDNLSDRDYLQAEHVVERLLDAPTTLGEPYSRHLGEGLRELRFALGHDGNAIRLTYWLAQNRRIVLLTAFRKTRMREDAEVARAKQAMKVCETERHTAHDEFSRDVTKGEG
- a CDS encoding DUF4291 family protein, translating into MGQDRVLAIRIRRAGFEWALSHSVLSGYDGRVHPFRQWKREMRRGPVRIQ